The candidate division KSB1 bacterium genome includes the window ACTGCCAAAGCTTCCGGCCCCATGCCGAGGTTGCTGAACAGGGCCACAAGTGTTCCTGAGGCGTCACCGCCTGGGAGAGTGACCTTGCCGCTGACGCTGGCGGTGGGTAACGAGGAGCCAGTCGTAAAAGTCATCACCGTCGGGGTCTGCAAGACGGCTCCAGCGCTGCTTCGCGCACCCAGAATTGCCAGCACGTAGCGAGTATCCGCTGACAGGTGAAGATTGTGGACGCGCACCACACTCAGGTCTGCGCTCAGCGAGACGGAATCGGGATTGCCTGGTTCGGGTGACATCTCCAGCCCGAGAAAAAAGTTGGGGGGCCAGGCAAAGCGCGCAGATGTGTCCAGGGGAGCGTTGAAAGTGATGACCACCGTAGCGGCAGTGTCCACGTGGGTGGCGCCGTCAACAGGAAGGGTAGAGACCACCGCAAACTGCGCGAGCGTTGGCCATGCAGCAAGGAGAGCTGACAAGGCTAACGCAACGCAAACACCAGCTGCAGCAGGGGCACGGTTGCACATATTGGCCTCCATGTGCGTGTGAGACCTCACGGTCCTGATGTGTGCAGAGTGAAGAGGAGATAATCGCATTCCGGTTCTTTCTATGCTTCCTGGCAGCGGCACATGTCCATCCCTGGAGCAAGAAGACGCTCAAAGATGGTAGGCACGGATGGATCGCCATGGGTTGCTATCAGTTCGGAGGAGCACTAACTGGTCCGATACAGCGCGGCAGGAAGGGTGAGGATTGTAAGGGTCGGTGGCGTGTGGTGTTCGCACGCGCCGGCGGCCTCACCCGCCCATTGGCCTCAGTTCTGAGCGCTGCTAAGCTCTGGCATCGACGTGGCTGTGTCCGAACGATGAAGGAGGCAAGGAAATGTTTAGCAGTTGCACTACCGTCCGGTCGTGCCCATCGCTGGAATGAAGGTAAGAAACTTTTCGCAGAAAGTCAAGCGGAAAGATGAATGACATTCAGCTCCAGCAGGCGGATTGTCCTGCGTGGTCAGGAGGTGGGCGGCACACCCCGAGCCCGACTGAATGAGGGCGCGAAACACGCTACCGCCCTTTGTCCGCCGTTGGGATGACTAAGGGGCGGTCTGGCGGAGTCTTGAGCTAGGGCGTTCCCTCTTACTCTTCG containing:
- a CDS encoding Ig-like domain-containing protein; the protein is MCNRAPAAAGVCVALALSALLAAWPTLAQFAVVSTLPVDGATHVDTAATVVITFNAPLDTSARFAWPPNFFLGLEMSPEPGNPDSVSLSADLSVVRVHNLHLSADTRYVLAILGARSSAGAVLQTPTVMTFTTGSSLPTASVSGKVTLPGGDASGTLVALFSNLGMGPEALAVALPPTGNYRINYVPPGTYYPVAIKDVDHSGDTDPNPAVDLMAAYDPDGDGVVDNIVVEEGAMVAGVDLTLHSFVPLTARQRFDQVVALAQTGGQDPRLVMVGCQHFSPSGEAPLWFYLFYAPGADAALGVMATSFFLAPFPWEEELP